The genomic region TGGCTACCTGCTTTATTCTTTCTGATCATTATCATCAAGTCGAAgatcagaagaagaaatgaagtGTGATGTTGATCGGTTAGTTGTGGCTTGTATTCACGTACTGACGTTAGCTGATACACGGTTATCGGTAAGTTGGCTaatgaagaaggacaaggaaCAAAGGGTCCAGAGCTGAGGATTAAACACATGGCCGCCCATTCCCAACATCACCGAACGACAAGTCATTTCAGTGAACAAgacggaagaagaggacaaAGAGTTGTGTGTCAACAAACGCCGTGGAGCAGTTAATAACAGATCACACTGGTGGCAACAGCAGCTGCAGCCAAGGAATTGTCATAAGATCTAACAGCAAGATGTGCCCAGTTTCCCAGTTTTATTTTTAGCTCCAGTGCCAGCATTTCTTATGTCTCGTCGTGTCTCATCCATGGGTAATAATGGTAATAATTCACCTGGGAAAAAGATGTGCCTTGCCCATACTGACGTAAACTGCGCGGATCTCCATGGGACGACGCGGACGCGGTGGTCCGAGAATATTCCAATATTAGACGTTGACATTAAGTTATTTATTGATTTTTCTTTTGGCCACTAATTCCTTGATAATAAAATTATAATCTTCAATtcgcccttcttccttaCTATAACTTCATCCGCAACCCCATGCAGTCCCTCTTACGACCATTCCCAACCCCTCTGACGGGCAAGCAGTGGTTTTATCTGCTGTTTCTGCAAGGTGTTGGAGCAGGAGTAAGTCATGTCCTCCACTTTCAGAATCGTATGGTGTGAATGTGATGCTTATCATGTTACGTCTCTGCAGATTATAGATGGAGGAGCGAACTTTGGTATCGCCTATGCTAGTACGTTCTTCTCGTGAATTTCTGAGATTGATGCTGATAGAGAGACAGTGTATCACAACCAAAAGGAAATCAAGGTCCGTCCACAAGCCCGAACTGTCTTTCCTTTATTTCCCATCGTCTCACTTCCTGACCATACCATCTTCTATACAGATGTGGGTACTGGCCAAGAACACTATTGCGGGTGACCTGGGCGTGACGCCTATTATCCAGTGCCTTGCTTCCATGCTTATCACATCTACCCTCGTTCACACCGATCTGCATCACCATGCGGTTGCTCCTCTACCTTATGTCTGGCCGCACGTTGAACACCTTCCGGATCCACGGATATTACTAGACAAGATTTTTAGAAGAAAAGATATTGCCCGGGAGaaggctgaggatgaaaagggCAATATGAACTACTCATCCTCAGGGTCGGAGATAGAAGGTCACAAGGGATGGCTATACTATCCTAACATGCTTGTACGGTTCACATTTGAAGGAACCGAAGCCAATATCCTTTTTTCCCCATTCAAGGCTAAactcttcattttcaaGGCATTTTTAACAGCAGCTCAAGGTGCTCTACTCGGTATCTTCTGTGGTCTGCCTTTATGGTGTCTATTTATCGTCGTTTTGGGCCCGATTTACAAGAATGACAATATGGCTGAGACGGGATGGAAATGGGCTCCGATGGTTATCAAGTGCGTCTACGGTGCTGTCCTTGGCTGGGTCACCAACCCTATCATTGCCGGTTTGGCTTTGGGAAGTCAAGCGGAGAGGCATTTGCTTGTCATTGAGCATGATGAAGAGTCAGTCGCAGAAAATGCCAGTCAGATTGTCGATGTCGATGGCGTACCTACAATCCTCGAGGAGGACGAACTCACTCCACCCCAGTTCCCACCCTCCCCCCATgcttctctctctcattCCCCTCGGCTTTCCCCTTATCCATCTCCCATGTCCGCTTCTCGTGTCCTTCCCACCCAAAACGTCAACCGCCCACGGACCCGATCACGCGCATCCACACTTTCCAGACCTCCACTTACTGCCAACTGCTCCGACTTGCCCATTATTCCGTCATGTTCACTCAATGCACCTCAATACTCTGGTGGCGAAGCGCTTGCTATACCAAAAACGGCGCCGTTGGTCCACACtggaaggatgagaagTGTCAGTCAAGCCACCGCGCAAGGTGCTGGCGCGGAAGCGGGAGCGGGAGCGGGTACAGGTTCAACATCGTTTGGTACACCTGCCCGAACCACCGTCCCCGCGCTCAGTACACCGCTTACAGGACCTCGAGAGACACTCGCTCCTCCATCACCTTTACCTTATCATACGATCATGACGCCTTCCGGCCCACGGCGCCGAGGGTTAACCGTGTCCACCGCTTATACGGCATCGTCGTCTACCAACGGTAATAATATTGCGGGCGGCATTGCGCCCACTAGCACCGGGGGTGCGCCAGGGACGGGAGGGAGCGGATGGTCGTACGCGTTGGGCGGGACAGGTGGTCGAAACCAGCGACGACCCAGGGCAAGCAGTTCGCTCAGTGGGAAAGGCgggggaaaggagaaaatacCGGGAGAGCTGTGGAGTAAGAGTGCGATCCCGATGGGAGCGTCTGGGACTCCTGCAGTGATGAcaggggaggaagaggaggtgTTGGCGGAAGATGCGGATAGGTCAGCCGAAGTgagggagggggagggggaggggaagagggtgcTGGCGTGGGATGTGTTTGGGATTGTGCAAGGAGCTGAAAGAGGAAGCCAAGCAGGGAATAAGTCTGGcgagaagaaagaaggggaagagcAATCATAATACAGTTATAGAAGTTATAATTCTAAATATCCAGGGTTTTTATAGTAATTCGCCCTGTGTCCCATGTTGCAACCACCACATGCACATGTTGTTGTATTTGATCATGATTATCCCAGAACGCTGCATACGACCCACGTGAACAACGGgttttttgttttcttgTCTTCTATCTCATGAACTAAATAAATCACTTCATTACATGAATCATCCAACTCCCCTATCTTCTACTTCCTGTGCTTCTGGTAGTAGTGGATGAGACCGGTAGTAGAAGAGTCGTGACCCTGAACATCGCTTTCACTACCCAACTGCTTCAAGATAGCCTTGGCCAAGACCTTACCAAGCTCGACACCCATCTGGTCATAAGAGTTGATACCCCAGATAGCACCTTGGACGTGGATCTTGTGCTCGTAGAGGGCGATAAGGGCACCAAGGGTACCGGGAGTGAGTTTTTGGAACATGATAGAGTTGGTGGGCTTGTTGCCTTCGAAGATCTTGGATTTGACGAGGGCGGAGTTCTTGGATTGCTCGGGGCCGAGCTCCTCAATGACTTGCTTCTCAGTCTTACCAAACGCAAGGGCTCTTTGAAAAGACAAGAGGTTATTAAAATTGGTCGGCAAAACACGATGGAATAGATTTGACTTACTCTGGCTGAGCGAAGaagttggagaggaggatttCATGGTGCTTGCCGCCAGAGATGGGGTTAAGAGTCTCGACAGGGGCAAGGAAGTCACTGGAAGTATTATCAGTTTATTATGACACACATATTCTGTGAATGAGAGATAACGACAACTTACCAAGGAATGAGCTTGGTACCCTGGTGGATCAACTGGTAGAAAGCGTGTTGGCCGTTGGTACCGCTCTGACCCCAGATGATAGGGCCAGTCTCGTAGTCGACTCGAGAGCCGTCCTTGGTGACGCTCTTACCGTTGGACTCCATGTCACCCTGCTGGAAGTAGTCGGCAAACTTCTTGAGATATTGGTCGTAAGGCAAAAGAGCCTGGGTTTGGGCACCTAATAAAGACCATTTAGCGTAATCGTAAGATAAGAATGACGTAAGGGACTAACCGTAGAAGTCATTGTACCAGATACCAATCAAAGCAAGGATAACGGGCAAGTTCTCCTCGAGCTTGGTGGACTTGAAGTGCTTGTCCATCTCGTGGGCACCGTTGAGCAACTCCTGGAAGTTGTCAAAGCCGATAGACAAGCAGATGGAGAGACCGATGGCAGACCAAAGAGAGTATCGGCCACCAACCCAGTCCCAGAACTGGAACATGTTGGATTCGGCAATACCGAACTCGGTCACACCCTTGGTGTTGGTGGAAAGGGCAACAAAGTGCTTGGCGACGTGGGCTTTCTAAATATGGGAAAATGTATTCGTTAGTGCGGGGGACTTTCGATGGTCTGATTACGACTGTGTAATTAGAATCATAAAAGTAGTACGTACGTCCTTGGCTTGTTCAAGGAACCATTCCTTGGCACTCTCGGCGTTGGTAATGGTCTCCTGGGTGGTAAAGGTCTTGGAAGCGACGATGAACAAGGTGGTCTCCCGGTTGCATGCTTTGAGGACCTCGGCCATGTCAGTACCGTCAATGTTGGAGACGAAGTGGGTCTTCAAGTCCCTCTTGCTGTAGTGCTTGAGGGCCTCGCAGACCATAACGGGACCAAGGTCAGAACCACCAATACCAATGTTGACGACAGTGTCGATGGCCTTGCCGGTGTAACCCTTCCAGGCGCCAGAGCGAACAGAGTCCGAGAACTCCTTCATATGGGCAAGGACCGCCTGGACCTCGTCAACACCGGCCTCAGAGATCTTGAAGCCACCCTTGTCAGCAGGGGGATTTCGGAGAGCAATGTGCAAGACGGCACGGCCCTCAGAGGTGTTGATGTGCTTGCCGGCAAACATCTCGTCACGGAAAGTCTCGACCTTGGCCTCACGGGCGAGGTCAAagagggtggagaggaCCTCGTCATCGACAAGGTTCTTGGAGTAgtcgagaaggagagagacatcaggtgaagaagaagaaaaggtcTTTGAGAGGTTGGAGAAACGCTTGGGGTCAGCATTGAAAAGGTCCTTCAAGACGAGCTTGTCGGCCTTTGAGCTGTGAAGGGACTGGAGCTTCTTCCAGGCCTGGTATTCTACCGGTTGTGAGCACTATGTATGGGTGAATGAGCAGTGTACATACGAGTAGCTGGCTTGCCGTCCATTGTTATAGCAGTGCGAGAGATTGTGAGTGAAGAAAGTTGAAATAGAACAcggaagaaaagagagcGTAAATGGATACGGAGGACGGAGCAAACCCACCAGAGCCGTGGTCGACTCGCTCACTGTCCGGTCCGTTCCCCGGTGTGGCGGTCATAAACGGCAATCGGTAATTTGAGGTGTCCCGATCGCGTCCGCGTGGAGATCATGCAAAGTACACGTGGTTGTCGCGTGGTATGCAGCGAAGATGTTTAACTATCGCTACTTGCCATTACACTACTAATCTTCAGCCATTCTGGCACAACCGTCTCCCCAATGTTCTCATTCTCCCATCCAAAACAATCATCGTCTAAGCCATCGCAGCCGTCTGCAGGAAACGACATCTCCATGGATACGCAAGGACAAGACCAGACGCCTGTACAGATTCTTTACTTGAAACCAGAAGCCTATCCTCGAGGCGGTAAGGAAAAATGGAAGGCCACAGGACGTACGATCAGCGCTGCAATGGGACCAGTTGGTGGTGAGGTAGCTGTATGGGTCACTAAAAAGGTATGTTCGTTGCATCGCTTACTGAGCTAACTCTGCTATAGCCTTCAGACGATCCAAATAAACCTGCAAAGCTCACCGATGCCAACCCAACAGTCTCAGACGAAGCCATCATCTTTGCGTCTATCAACTCTTTACCTCAACCTCTCATCCAACTTTATACCGAGTCACATCTATTATTCACCTCCCTCCAACAAATTGTCGCCGATTCTGCCCGACGGCGGTTGTCGTCTGTTGGGATCGGTGTCAATGGAGGTGCAGAGACTTGGGATACAAGAGGAAACTTTGGAACAGAGGGGTTGTTGGGTCCGCCTGATGCAGAGACGGTTATCAATATGAGACGGTTGGCAGATTTCTATGTCGATCAATTAGGAGATCTCAAGACATTGCCTGATATTGACGTAAGCTTCTACCAATGTGTCTTTAAAGCTGTTAGCTTACAAGGCAATTAGGCTGCGCTAAGAGATCGCTTCACTGATGCCTACAACATTTTCAACATTGCCGAAATTCTCTATCTCCCCATAGACGGCAAGGGCGAAGGTCTTGTAGGTGAAGAACTCCTCGACTGGGTCAATGAAGTCGACGTCGCACCCGACAATCAACTCGGTAATGAAATCATGTCTACCTTGAATTCATGGGaccatccttctttttggCCGTACATCTCCCGCTCTATCCTGCGTGGCTTCCATCTACCTGCAGCTTCTTTCCTCCGATCACTTTCTTCGCACCCTTACGCGCCCATCTCCAAACTCGCTGTCTTGTTGGCTCAGCATCTCACTATCCTTCCTCGATCATCGGAACCTAAATGGAGAGTCGATATGGATTTCTTACAAGCCCATAAACAGTGGCTCGGCAAGTTCAAATCTGAACTTGCGGCTCAACTCGGCGGAaaaggtgaaggaaaatggTTTGAAGGTGAATGGATTAGCTGGGAGGGGGATTTCAGGTGTGTGGTGGAGTtgatggaaggaaagatggagaggatcttggaagaagcaggTGACTGGAGAGAAGCCTTGGGCGCTTGGGGTATACTTGTTGATGTCGACATGCGGAGGGATCACTTACCGTGagtttttcttttcttttcttttttaaTACCCCCTATCGTACAGTTCATGGTGCTTATCGACCCTCCTAGCGAGGTCATGTCTATCATTACAGAAAAAATTCCTGTTGACAAATTCCTCCCTGATCACGCCGCTCAATCCGCCCTTTGCTCTGCAGATATCATCAAAGCTCTCATGAGCTGCTATTCTCTCGACACATGGCTTTCTGCTCACCTCGCTGATCTGTTAGATAAACTGTCACTCATACCAGATGACGAGGAGCACTTTGAAAATTCTTTGCGAGACTTCTTTTTGCTAGAGTATGCGCAAGTGTTGCAAGATAATCCGAATTACAAGGCGTTTTGGAGGGTAATTTGTGATTATTTGGGATGTgcaggtgaagaaggaaggggaagattGAAGGAGCATTTGAGGAGGTTGGATATTCCTATTGAGAGAGATGTAAAAGGAAAATCCGAAGAATCATCCGCCTCTGCCAACGCCAACGAACAAGAAGGTCTCGATGCCGCAATGGACATTGAGAACCCAACTGAGTCCCAAGAGGAAGCGATCAAACTCCTCGACGAAGTCCGTTCTGCTTGCGTCGATTTCCGTCTTGACGATGTATGGCAAGAAATCAGTCAAGTGCTGGCTATGCGGTTGGTCAGCGCCGGCCAATATGGTATGGCGGCGACGTTGGCGTTGATGGCTAGGGATGGGCTCGCATTGTCCAGGATTGCGGACAAGGTCTTGGAGACTTTCGTCACTTATGGTGAGTATATGAAAGCGGATACATGAAAAAGCGGACATGTTTGTGCTTACAGTAAAAAACCAGGTCAAGACGAGTACCTCTCCCTTGTTGATACCCTTCCCCCTACCCTCCTAGCCGAAGCACCCACCGCCCTCTTACATCTCCAGCAATCCACGTCCAACCCCACCGACTTCCCATCCCATTCTGCTGTGAGCGTGTTTGCATCGAGGATTACGTTCCTATCGAAATTCAGGGATTATCTATTGTTTTTGAGCCAGGGTGCGAGAGATCGAGCCGCGGGGAGGGTGGTCAACCTTTTAACGAGTGGGATTGCACCCGTAGGTTTTTGGGCGGTTTTGTTGGTGGAAAGTATTGGGTTGCTTGAAGGTAGGTGGTCTTTTAACTCATATGCCGATAGAATAGAACAAATGGACTGACTATAAACCGTGTGTAGATTCTGAAATATTATTCTCTTCCAATGAAACCTTTGAGCTTCTGCGCGTACTTGAAGAAGTACATGCAAATGCTGCTtttgcagaagaagattacCTTGGTCAACTCGTCCAATACCTCCGACGGACGCTCAATACACCAtcagcaaaagaagaaaggcaaagtgtcaagaagaatgaaaagaaaGTGACGATGGAGGATGCGAGaagaaagatggaagaggtgagATTAGCGATAAGTAGGAACCTGGCCAGAGCGATGGTCGCTGGGTTCGACAGTCCCTTCTAGGACCTCCAGGCAAAATGTGTTAAAAAATCCATTCTGTCTATGCATACACCATTTAAAATGGAAATAAAGACTACTATACAAATAGCATTGATTGTTCTCATAATATTTCGTGAACCACATGATTAATTATCATAACGATTCCCTAACCTCCATATACCTTTTCGCGCGGCCAGCGCGCAGTCGGAATTCAGACAAGGTTTCAAAAAGCAACCTGACTTGCTTGTGCGCTCCTGGGCTGATTTGCTTGTCCCACAGCACCCCCATTCACATATGGCACAGGCATCTGTATACTTGGCAATGTCATTTGCGCTGACCCATTCCCAGATCGATTCCTACCAAAGGAAGCATGACCAAGTCTACTGGGCAATTGCAGATCCCTCAACCCGCTGGCATTTGTCGTTACACCggtcgaagaagaagtgtAATGGAAATGCTCGAAAGAGGTGGtagatgaggaaggagtgTAAAGCGGAGTTGATACGTGGGATGGACCGGTTGAGgatgggagatgaaggtggGATAAATCGTCGGTGCTTGATTCAGGTCCGTGGTGGTTCGAGATATAACCTGTACCTATGCCTGTAGCTGAACCCGCGCGCGAGATCGGCATCACGGACCTCCCAGAAGACAGGGGTGCGGCCAGTGCCGGGGTCCCTTGCCCAGGCCTCAATGAGCTCACCTGGATCAAGATTGCACACTCTCTCGTCGCCTGTGTTAACTTGCCCACCGCCTGTCGGACACTTATTGGGAACGGATGTGTCCCGGACATAGCCTTGACAAGCTCAGATACCTTGACGACAATCTTTATGAAAGACTGGGCATGGTCTGGCAGAGTGGTATAGCTATACGCATGGGGGTCCGCACGGAGATGTAAGAGAGATTCCCGCAGGGCAGCAGTGATTTGTTCAGCAACAGATAGATTGTGTACGAGTTCAGCATGGGTTTTAGGTGGGATGGTGGATGGACGACGACTGTGGGCGCCAAGCGGTGTAAAGAGCGATAGAGCCATACGGGCTAAATCGACATGACCTTGGCTCTGACTTGACACGCTGCTGATCGAAGAGTTATTCCTATGTGTCGACCGACTCATTTGAGGAGACACCGCTCCAATTTCTTCGGACAACTTGAGCCAACATGCAAACGCCGCTTCTGTGGCCGTGTCAATCACATCCAGCAAATCTTCGTCAAAGAGTGTTGCAGACGCTGGTGTTGGTGCGCGAATATCAACCGACAGCTGCCGAGAAGAGTGAGACAAGCTAGGGGGGAGATAAAGGGCATTACTGGAGCCAGACGATGAAGTGGGTCTATGGCGATGTTGAGAAGTCCGACCTGACACTGGTTGCGGCGACACTGCACCCAGCATGTGCCTCATACTGCTGTACCGGCCCtcaccctcttcatcgtcttcatcagGCGGGGGTAAATGAATCGTCCCCGATTCCCCTCTCTTATGTCCCTCGTCTTCCCTCATACCGATGGACATGCTCTTTGCCAAAGGCGAACCCATCATCATACCTCTCTCCACATCCAAACTGCTATACGACCCGGCATGCCTCCTTTCTGTTCCAACACCATGACCTCGCACCCCTGCCCGCCTTTCTGCATAAGCCGTAGGTGAAGCGTCAATTTCGgcttgttgttgttgtcgATGTTCAAGGTTGAGGGGAGACGATTCCAACGTAGCCGATTGAGGTGAATGGGATTCCCTTCTCTCGATGATGGGCGAAATGGGGGTACGTCCTGTGAATGACCCGCTTGCCACCATCTTGTGTCCGCCCATTGCGCATCTCATTCCAAGCGTGGGCGCATCCATGAACAGTAACATCTTTACCTCGGGTAAAAACGCCGTCATGGTCTTCCACGAGCTCGCCACCTCTGCCATAGCCCCATAGACATTCACCATCAACGTGCGAGTATACCTTGCATCATTCCCTCGCATAGCGGGAACTTGCATCTTAAGCACTGCCAGCACTTTACCAAAGACGGCAACGCTTTCTTTCGTGGCGTCAAACAGGTTTTGTATGGCTTGTGTCGGGGGAGTACCTCGGCGGGACATGGAGTCAAATCGGTCGAGTGCATTGATAAGCTTGTTCATGTACATCCCAGCAGGTTCCATCACTCGTCCAAACACGCTTGAAACACGTTCGTTGACAGCAAAAACGAGGTACTGCCTTAGCGAACTGTGGAGTTGCGAAAGCGCAAACAGTATACCTCGGATGGAGTCGATAAACTTGAGCAGAAAGGGTGGGATAGCTTTTGATATGGAGGAAGCCGGCAGGGTAGACAGACGACGGAAATAAGAGTTGCGAGATTCGTCGAGGATATCGTCATGAGAAGCGTTTCTGTCTGCCATGTCGTGGCTCGTCATTTCTCCCATTTTCCGAGTCACCAAATCCACAGATGCCTTCCGTCCTATCATCCTACTAGCACGTCTCGGTAAAGCACTAGCCAAACGTGGAGGTGATCGTACCCCCACTATTGCCTGCGGAACGATAGCTGGTGCCCTCACGGGGACcactccttctccttctccttcgtcTCCTGAATCGCGGTCCCTGCGTTCACGAATTATCATTGCGTGGCTTTGACGCAAGTCTGGTAACGATTTCTTTGCTGTCAACTGCCCAGAGTTGCGTTGTGCAGGAGTATAGCTCGCGCCGCGAGTATGCCCCTGGACTGATTGCGCAGcgagatgaggaaggttGGTAGAAGGATTACGTGAGTGTGAGTGAAAAGACGCATCTGTAGATGCAGAGGGAGGTGAGGTGAAGGACGAAACGGATGCGTTGCGACTGTGGTTTGCAGGAGAGAAATGACtgggagaggaagaacgCAAAAAAGAATCTTCGGAAAAAGTCGTCGAGATGTTTCGCTGGGCAAATGCCAGATCAGGGGTATCTCCACGAAGTGGATACGTTCGACGAATGGTTGCTTGAGAGGAAGGAGCGACCATGGAGGAGTTTTCCGATGCTTCGGGCCATTCGGTTACTCCTGGATTTTCAATGGACGTTGCGCTCGACGGTTCTTCCCTACAAAAGCTATTCAGTATGCTGTCTAGTTCCAAAGTTGATTTCGCTCACTCCGAAGCCAGGTAcgcttcctcttcgcctCTGCGACGCTCGTTCTCGGAACCAGGTGTTTGTTGGGCCATCCAGATTTTCATACTTTCAATCCAAGGCCGCAGATCCTCCTCTTTTACCTTTTTCTTGCCTCCAGAAGCATTGCTCGTCTTGGATCTGGTTGAGACCGATTCAATCAACGGACCAAGCACTTGGGCAGGCTAGTTTTCACATGTCAGTGTGGGGTATATAATAGTCGTTTTCGAGCAGGACGAAGAATGACATACAGGCCACTCTACAGGGTTCTGATCCACCTTGAACACCTTCAACACCCCAAACTCTACCAGATAGCTGGGGAGTGTCTGGATCTTGTTACTTGTCAATGAAAGGACTTTAAGCTTCACCAAGTGTCCGGGCAGTTCCGGAAGCGACGACAGTTCGTTTTTTGAGAAATCGAGGATTTCCAAAGCGGGCATTTGAGTGATCTACAGGCTTTCAGTAGGCATATGAGAGACCTGGAGAAAAAAAACATACCGCATGAGGAAACAGGGTAAACTTGTTGCCCTTGAGATTGAGGTACCGTAATCTGCTGAGCTTGGAGAATGAGTCTACCATAGAGCCGTCTCGCAAAAAGTTGTAAGACAGGGCCAGTCTACGGATCGTATGTCAGCAACGTGTTTCTATTAAATGAGGATTTGACACACCTCCATACACCTTTTTGACCTTTGCCAACACCACTTTTGAACATCTCGACCGCCTCTTCTCCTATGCGATCTATATCTCTCCTACTCAAATCTAATGTATCTCCGTCATCATCTGATTTCTCTAGCGCCTGCTTGATCATCCTTGAAgttctctcttccccatTGGACACCAATGCTGAAGACCATGTTGAGCTTTCGACACCAGCTTGACCCGATCCGCCTATACCGGACGCGAACGCAGGCGTCATGGCTCCAGAATCTGGCGGAGAGGTATTTGCGAGTAAACGGTTTGCGGATTTCGGtggaggcggaggaggagatgcaCTTCGCAGGTTTCTTACTGCCATAGCCACATCGTGCTTATCACTGCCGTTCGCAGGACTTGATGCGTTGATGGCGATTGAAGAGTCTGTAGTGTTTGAATTTGATCGAGGCCTGTGCTCTGCCGCGAGCGAGAGGCTATGTGACACGTTTGGAGAGAGGTTTGACAGTGAATGGGATGGTGAGAATGAAGGCAGAGTCGAGTCTGATCGTGACCTGTCAACGCCCGGACTCGGGAAGGCAGGCAAGGAATCGACGTCGATGCGCAATCCGGACCGTGCCAGGGTGGGCGTGGGCGTGGGCGTAATTGATGAGGTGGAGGATATGTCCGGCGTAGCGAGTGCGGCATCTGGGCTGGGAACGCTGGGACGAGGTGGGAAAGTGGGCTGGGCAGTGTCTGGGACGGCAGGCGACGGGGCGCGAGACATGCTGCCTGAGCGGTCTGCTGTGTGGTGTGGGAGATGTGTGGTGTGTAAAGACTGTCGCTGTCTCTGCGCTCGCCTCTATTGTGTCTACGCTCTAtattcttctcttctcttctcctcgcTGTTCCTTCCTCACAGCTTTTGCGAGATGCATACAATTCCTCCCATCCTATCCTCTAATCAAACTATACGGGAGTCCAGAACACACATATTCTAATTACGTAACACTTATACAGTATGTCACCGGGAAAGAAATGAAGATCCTGTGCATCAAATACTCTGCCGGCCGAGGTGATGATGCGATGTGCAAGGACAGAAGATCTCTTACTGTCCTGCATCCCTTCCAAGTAATGCCGCCTGACTTTTCTCTCACACTTCTGGACTCTCATACTTCGCCCACTTTTCAAAACGAATGGCCACCGTTTGTTA from Cryptococcus decagattii chromosome 3, complete sequence harbors:
- a CDS encoding glucose-6-phosphate isomerase, whose product is MDGKPATQYQAWKKLQSLHSSKADKLVLKDLFNADPKRFSNLSKTFSSSSPDVSLLLDYSKNLVDDEVLSTLFDLAREAKVETFRDEMFAGKHINTSEGRAVLHIALRNPPADKGGFKISEAGVDEVQAVLAHMKEFSDSVRSGAWKGYTGKAIDTVVNIGIGGSDLGPVMVCEALKHYSKRDLKTHFVSNIDGTDMAEVLKACNRETTLFIVASKTFTTQETITNAESAKEWFLEQAKDKAHVAKHFVALSTNTKGVTEFGIAESNMFQFWDWVGGRYSLWSAIGLSICLSIGFDNFQELLNGAHEMDKHFKSTKLEENLPVILALIGIWYNDFYGAQTQALLPYDQYLKKFADYFQQGDMESNGKSVTKDGSRVDYETGPIIWGQSGTNGQHAFYQLIHQGTKLIPCDFLAPVETLNPISGGKHHEILLSNFFAQPEALAFGKTEKQVIEELGPEQSKNSALVKSKIFEGNKPTNSIMFQKLTPGTLGALIALYEHKIHVQGAIWGINSYDQMGVELGKVLAKAILKQLGSESDVQGHDSSTTGLIHYYQKHRK